A window of Strigops habroptila isolate Jane chromosome 5, bStrHab1.2.pri, whole genome shotgun sequence genomic DNA:
CCTGGAGCCACTGTGCAGCTACAACTGCACTCCCCTGGCAGCAGTTTACCTGCCTGAGCATCACTACCAGCAGTGATGGGTGGCTTGTGGCAACTCCTCCttagctgtgctgctgccaaacTGAAATTGCTCACATCTGGGTTTGCTTCACCTCCACCAAGCCTTGCCACCTTCATCTGAAGCTTTTGCAGTGGCAGATGTGCTCCTCCCTGCCAAGAAAGGCAGCAAGGGAGAGAGGTCTATGCCTGAGAGGCACCAAGAGTGGAAGGTGCCACCGTCCTGTGTCCCAAAGGGTTTCCTCCTGGAGCTTCTCCCATCTGAGGTGTTCACAGGGCATATAGCTGCGGTCATCCTTGACAATAAGCCATTGGTACAGCAGCATCTCTCCATGGCAGAGACCTCCAAGGTCTGCTCATTAGAAAACAGCACCCTGGACACACATCCATGCACCCTACAGACCCTGCTCTCCACCTGCCTTACTCACTACTTCTCCTGCTGTGCCTTACTGCCTTACTTACAGCTCTATGCTTCCAGttccagctccctcagtgctgaggatgcactggcctcctcctcctcttcctcctcccagccatGGGGCACTGTGAGCCCCATATAGAAGAGGCCGGATGCTTGGTGGACTGACTGCAgcccccatccccttcccaccGCCTGGCCTCCTCTGGCACCCATCTCCCCTGTGCTACGACACAAACCATCTCCTTTCGGCCATCCAACTGAGCAGGTTTCCAGTGTGGACCTCTAGAAACAATAGACAATGGTGGGGGAAAACACACTGGGTGGGTTTCAAACAGAGGTACCAGGCAATGAGAGTGGTCTGACAACGCGTGGTGAAGGGTAGGACACACGCTCCACAGCTCCCAGCGCTGCTGGTGGTGCCGGCTGGGGTGGTTTTTGTGTTCCTAGGTACTTTACCCCCTTGGTTACAGACTGTACCTCCAGCATCACCACACAGATCTGTTTGACACACTGGATAATTGCGTCGGGTGTCCCCGAGATTGTCACCGCCCGCTCCGTGGAGTTGGGCAGCATGTCCCCCGCCACTTGAACCTGAGCACCTGTGGACTGGAGACAGAAAGAGACAGGAGGAGAAATCCCACAGCTGAATGCTTTTCCCTTGCAAGCCAGCTCTGGTGCCGCATGAACTCCTGCATcagcagaagcacagcagcGAGGTCCCGTGGGATGCTGCTCCTGCATCACCTAGGAGCATCCTGGGAAGCGATGTGTGATGCTAGCAGAATAAGGCTCCTGTTTTCCGAGGCAGACCCCCCTTGGTCATGGACTGGCTCTGGGGAGCTGTGATTACATGCAATGAAATCCAGTCTGACTTACCTCCCTGATTTCCTTGATCTTGGAGCCTCCTTTGCCGATCAGTGAGCCGCACTGACTAGCTGGCACGACCAGTCTCAGTGTCACTGGGGGTTTGCTGGTAGCAGTGCTGTTGCTCATTGAGTTGGTTATGTCCTTGGGAAGGAAGAGGGCAACACATCAGCCCTTGGTACCTGACTATGCAGGCCAACCCAAATGCCCTCACCCAGAGAAGAGGGGTCATGTCCCTCAGCCTGTGGCTGgtctctggctgcagctgcatcaCTGAGCATCCCTGCAGTTAATCCACTGTGAGACCTCTGGGACAGTTCACTGAAGCTCAGTTCTTGCCTTGTTAGAGATGTCTGGAAAGTTTTGTGCTGAGGCCGTGTACCAGTTAAGCAAGTCCAGACAGACATGCATGGGTTGGAGGTACCCAAACCTATCTGCACTGCTGGCCCCACCAATGGACATGCCAGAGCTACCCAAGGGTTTGGATGCAGACCCTTTTACTCTGCCCTTCTGGGGCAAACGGCTGGTGTTTCTCACCTCCTCAAATTTGTAGGCAATCATGGCAAAAGCCTTGAAGATGGCATCGGTGGGGCCAGTGATGGTCACAATTCGCTCAGGGCAGTTCCCCTCCGAGATATTGATCCTTGCCCCGctctggaaagagaagagaagccCTTGGCATAACCATAGACTAGTCCCTGGTCACCACCCCTGCCCCTTGTGTTGCTTTGACCCTCACAAAGGGCTTCTAAGTATCTGCTTTAGGTCTTTTGCTACAATGCAAACCCATACGATCAAGGCAAGACCAGCTTGTGGGGTCATTGCCTGGGAGAAGCAGAGCATTGCTGACTGATCTGATGTTAACTCCTTGGTAGCTGCAGGCATTAAGACCTTGGACAAACTCAAGCATCTGGGAAGTGACTTAATTTCAATGTTTGATTAAGAGTAAATTTTTGGCTCTGGAAAATTCCCATTAAATACAATAGGGATTTGGGTCCAGAGCGAGAAAACTGGATCTATCTGACCCTGGGAGTTACTGCAATGTGCAGCTCTGGCCAGGAGACCCCACTGGTCTCCTTCTCCAAATCATTGtacagagcaggctgctcaCCTCCTCACGCATCTTCTTCACAGTCTCTcctttctgaaacaagaaataGAAGCACAGGCTATTATTATTAAGGCTTCCACCTTCAAACACAATCCTTGCAAACACACATCTCTCTAATAGGTGGCAGCACACAGCCAAGCATTTGGGCAACTCTGTGGTGCCTGACCCTCCATTCCCATGTGATGGTCAGCTGAAGCCATTGTAGCCCTGATCCCTGTGACTTTAGAGGCCAGTTCCTGATCTAGTAAGCTAAAGAGAGATCTAATATCACTATATCCAGATATAAAGCAGGTAAATCCGTGAATCCTTCCAGGGTTGAACAGGCTGGTGGAAAAATAAGGCACAAGCATATAGGGGAAAGGTGCTCATGCTGCAAGCCTTTGCCACTAAAAACCTGTCCTTTCAAAACACCAGACCCCTCAATCTGGGATAGCCAGGACTTTCCAAACTACTGTGGAAAGCACCGTGTGAAGCTTTTCTGCCCAACTAAATAGTGTCCTGAGGTCTTGGAGAGACAAATGCTGCAGAACTTCAATGGGCCTGCATGACATTTTTAGTCTTAATGAAGCTATTTAAGTAAAATTCCAGGGCAAAATGATCATAAACACCTATGTATGACCCCAGGGAAGCAGCTGGGAATGGCGCTAGGTTAGTTTTGGGTTGGGTTATTTTAGAGGAATAGTCTTTGATTCCTCTGTGGGTCTCTCATAATTTCTCTCACAGCAACAAGCTCATGCACACAAAACACTTCAGGGAAAAGGTGACCGGCATCTACAACACCACAGGTAGCAAATGGTGCAGATGACAGAATGAAATCCACATTCAAAAGCCACCCTTACCTTTCCAATGATGCTGCCAACttcctaaagaaaagaaaaaccaaacacaaaggCATCAACATTACAAAACACAAAGACAATCCAGCCCAACCCCATAATGAAGCAAAGACCTGGGGCACCCTGTATCCAGCAGGACAGGGCAAGGGGcagggatgctccatccctggcagtgttcaaggccagggtggacacagggggttggagcaacctgctctaatggaaggtgtccctgcctgtggcagggggttggagctggatgagctttaaggtcctttccaacccaaaccaggctgggattctatgattaggaGCCATGAGCACCATGTGGGAGAGGGAGCTGTGAGGAAACCCCCTTACCTTGCCATGCATCAGCAGCCGGATGGTGAGGGTGACATTCAGGCCGCCTTCGGAGACCTTGGACTCCATTTCCTATGGGAACAGGAGTCGTGCAGTAGCTGGGAGGGCAGCCCTGAcgcaggaggaggcagcaccACGGCTCTATCAcctggggatgggaaggggagAGGTTTACTCTCAACACAGGATGGATGTGTGATGGACCTTGCAGAAGAGCAGGACATGGGAACGCCATGGTTGGAGGAGCCGCAAGGAGACGTCATGGGCCCTAGGCATCTTACTGGGTGCAGAACTTGGGCTTTAAGAGACCCAGAGCACTTATCACACCATTTCAAGCGTGAATAGGCTCTCAGAAGACCAAAAGCCACTTGGAAATATCTATCTGACCTcaggagcacagagcaggaagaaTAGATGCTACACACATGCATTTTCACCTCGACCACTGAGCACCCTGGTTGAGCACTGCATCTGAGGACCACGCCATTTCCAGCCATTCCTGCTTTGCGTGTATCTAACCAAACCTGCCTAtgtccctttccctttctttctctttcctcctctgccctctAGAGGTTAAAATGCCACTGAGGGTTTGAAAGCAGGGTTGGGAAATCACAGGACAGCAAcaaatccttcctttttcttccatgacaCCTCCTTAGTAGCATCTCTGCACAAGGAGCCAGCACATGGTACATCTCTGCAGCATGGAGAGGCCAATCCTGTCCCACAGGAACGTGCCAGCATCCTTCTACATGCAGTGCCAAGAGGTACGTAGCAATGTTAGTTAATCCCCCATGTTATGTAATCCCTCGGTATATATCAGATGGGAGATTTCTGAACCTGGTCACAACATCtggccttttcctttcctcagatGGGAACTTATGTGACCAAAAAAACAGTTCTCAAGCATTACTTTAATGCAAAGAGGCAGTTGGGATGAGTAAACATGAACCAATCATGGCTGGGAGATGGCTTTGAATGTAAAAAGTCTTGCAAGAGGTTATTAATGAGATCCAAAAATGGATCAAACCTGCATGGTTAGCAGGGTTTGGGCTAAGGTTCACCCTTCATTGTACTTGGTGAGAATggcttgtaatacaatagaattaTTGATCATTAAACTGGTCTGGAATGCATCtcagcgtggccatcacctctatcCTTTGGGAGGCATGGAATGGGAATTGGTAACAATTACATCTCTTTTTTCTCACTGAGCCAACAGGAGCCCAGCTCACTTGTCCTTGCAAACACCAATCTTGAGGCCACTGGATGTTACAAGTGGAACCAAAGCAAAATCCTCCAAGAAAGGTAAGAAATGAAACATGTTGGAGACGTCAAGCCAAAAGGCACTGTTAAGAgtagggaaaagaaggaggaaagagacaACACTGGGGATCAGAGGAACAGGAATGGGCTGAGAAATGATGGGACAACGTGTGAGATCAGGAAGATCCTCTTTCAAGACAGCCTAATGCAGGTGAACGATAAAGGCAAAGGAGTAATTGGCTGTGTTGGGCAACCCCAGGCTGATTCCTGTGCATGGAAGCAACGCAGAAACAGGTTGAAACAAGCTGATGTATGGAGGAGGTCAGCATGCACTAGTGCCCCTGATGCGCCAGGAGACAAAGTGCCTGCCCCAAAGGGTGCCCCAGTCGCACAGGGAGGACAGTCATCCCCAGGGATCACTGTCCCCCAGGAACAACCTAAAGCCTGCTGCCTAGAAAGAGACAAAGCCGAGACACCACCACCGTGTCGCTGGTGCACCCCaacacagagcacagctccCCTCCTAGCCAATGAGCATCTTCTGACAGCACAGCCAAAGGCAAGAGCCTGTTCAGAGCTGATGGCCACAGCCAGTGGGTTGCATATGCAGCATTCACAAAAGCCATCCCGCCCCACACACCATCCCAAGGGCTTACTTTTGCAAGCAAGCTACAAGAGCCGAGCGGTACCAGCCCCATAAGCTGGGAAACCTCAGAGCTATGTGGGCTTTGCCACTGGGGTGATGAACCCCAAAGCCCAGCGGGGTGCTCTAAACCCAGGCACATCACTGGCAGTCCCAGTGAGGTGGGTCACGACTTGCCTGCAGAGGACCAAACGTTCTTGCTGTGGCAGCGCTTATGGAGGGGGTGTCTTGCCATCCCTCTTGCCACCCCTTTGCTCCACATCCCTTCACAGGAGGGACCCTGCATCAGGCCGTTATGTAAATGTTTCCGATTGATTGGAAAAATGGGTCATGTGTTAGCTCCAAATGCTCCTGGCTCTGAGATTTATCAGCGTTATTAAATTAAGCACGCTTCATGCTCCGCTGAGCCGCAGAGCGACATTGGCCTTTTCTTACTCGTACTAGCGAAAGGTAAGTCTTTTATAGGGGGGCTCCTAGGCTCAATGGAAAGGATGGAAACAATAGAGCCATCTACCCTGGATGCaaggcccccccccccagcctttATTCTTCACAGACAAAGGGCTGGGAAAAAATGATCCctcaaacagcattttaagcatttcagagcatttgctgcctgcagagagaCCCATCTCAGACCCTTCCTCTTCACCGCTGTGTTCTGCCTAGCTCGCAGCAGCTTTGAAATGGCTTGTTTGCCCATCTACTTGAAAGCCCTGAGGACACTGTTACATCCAGTCGGATGGGTA
This region includes:
- the PCBP3 gene encoding poly(rC)-binding protein 3 isoform X19, translating into MESKVSEGGLNVTLTIRLLMHGKEVGSIIGKKGETVKKMREESGARINISEGNCPERIVTITGPTDAIFKAFAMIAYKFEEDITNSMSNSTATSKPPVTLRLVVPASQCGSLIGKGGSKIKEIRESTGAQVQVAGDMLPNSTERAVTISGTPDAIIQCVKQICVVMLESPPKGATIPYRPKPASTPVIFAGGQVRADPLAASTANLSLLLQHQPLPAYTIQGQYAIPHPDQLTKLHQLAMQQTPFTPLGQTTPAFPGEKLPLHSSEEAQNLMGQSSGLDASPPASTHELTIPNDADV
- the PCBP3 gene encoding poly(rC)-binding protein 3 isoform X16, with translation MESKVSEGGLNVTLTIRLLMHGKEVGSIIGKKGETVKKMREESGARINISEGNCPERIVTITGPTDAIFKAFAMIAYKFEEDITNSMSNSTATSKPPVTLRLVVPASQCGSLIGKGGSKIKEIRESTGAQVQVAGDMLPNSTERAVTISGTPDAIIQCVKQICVVMLEAYTIQGQYAIPHPDLTKLHQLAMQQTPFTPLGQTTPAFPGEKLPLHSSEEAQNLMGQSSGLDASPPASTHELTIPNDLIGCIIGRQGTKINEIRQMSGAQIKIANATEGSSERQITITGTPANISLAQYLINASSPDPDLHGKNTFTA
- the PCBP3 gene encoding poly(rC)-binding protein 3 isoform X15, translated to MESKVSEGGLNVTLTIRLLMHGKEVGSIIGKKGETVKKMREESGARINISEGNCPERIVTITGPTDAIFKAFAMIAYKFEEDITNSMSNSTATSKPPVTLRLVVPASQCGSLIGKGGSKIKEIRESTGAQVQVAGDMLPNSTERAVTISGTPDAIIQCVKQICVVMLEAYTIQGQYAIPHPDQLTKLHQLAMQQTPFTPLGQTTPAFPGEKLPLHSSEEAQNLMGQSSGLDASPPASTHELTIPNDLIGCIIGRQGTKINEIRQMSGAQIKIANATEGSSERQITITGTPANISLAQYLINASSPDPDLHGKNTFTA
- the PCBP3 gene encoding poly(rC)-binding protein 3 isoform X14 — translated: MESKVSEGGLNVTLTIRLLMHGKEVGSIIGKKGETVKKMREESGARINISEGNCPERIVTITGPTDAIFKAFAMIAYKFEEDITNSMSNSTATSKPPVTLRLVVPASQCGSLIGKGGSKIKEIRESTGAQVQVAGDMLPNSTERAVTISGTPDAIIQCVKQICVVMLESPPKGATIPYRPKPASTPVIFAGGQAYTIQGQYAIPHPDLTKLHQLAMQQTPFTPLGQTTPAFPGLDASPPASTHELTIPNDLIGCIIGRQGTKINEIRQMSGAQIKIANATEGSSERQITITGTPANISLAQYLINARLTSEVTGMGAL
- the PCBP3 gene encoding poly(rC)-binding protein 3 isoform X13 — protein: MESKVSEGGLNVTLTIRLLMHGKEVGSIIGKKGETVKKMREESGARINISEGNCPERIVTITGPTDAIFKAFAMIAYKFEEDITNSMSNSTATSKPPVTLRLVVPASQCGSLIGKGGSKIKEIRESTGAQVQVAGDMLPNSTERAVTISGTPDAIIQCVKQICVVMLESPPKGATIPYRPKPASTPVIFAGGQAYTIQGQYAIPHPDQLTKLHQLAMQQTPFTPLGQTTPAFPGLDASPPASTHELTIPNDLIGCIIGRQGTKINEIRQMSGAQIKIANATEGSSERQITITGTPANISLAQYLINARLTSEVTGMGAL
- the PCBP3 gene encoding poly(rC)-binding protein 3 isoform X17, with the protein product MESKVSEGGLNVTLTIRLLMHGKEVGSIIGKKGETVKKMREESGARINISEGNCPERIVTITGPTDAIFKAFAMIAYKFEEDITNSMSNSTATSKPPVTLRLVVPASQCGSLIGKGGSKIKEIRESTGAQVQVAGDMLPNSTERAVTISGTPDAIIQCVKQICVVMLEAYTIQGQYAIPHPDLTKLHQLAMQQTPFTPLGQTTPAFPGEKLPLHSSEEAQNLMGQSSGLDASPPASTHELTIPNDLIGCIIGRQGTKINEIRQMSGAQIKIANATEGSSERQITITGTPANISLAQYLINARLTSEVTGMGAL